A single Primulina eburnea isolate SZY01 chromosome 11, ASM2296580v1, whole genome shotgun sequence DNA region contains:
- the LOC140804292 gene encoding conserved oligomeric Golgi complex subunit 1-like isoform X1 gives MDGKLYSRASVTTATDGSRLGISSVPRNQDAESLFRSKPISEIRNVEAATRKQIQDKREELRQLVGNRYRDLIDSADSIVLMKSSCESITANISTVHNAVLHALSPPSDSPKSPYVSFNPAGARSYGIACRVKYLVDTPENIWGCLDESMFLESSARYIRAKHVHFNLLNLKENKSVLSNFPLLQHQWQIVEGFKSQISQRSRERLFDQTLSLGIKAYADALAAVAVIDELEPVQVLTLFLDSRKSCMFQKLGACCHNFNADSSDLISVFCDVLKIIQVSVGQVGELFLQVLNDKPLFYKTILDAPPASQLFGGIPDPDEEVRLWNSFRDKLETDMVLLVGDFISKTCSDWLRNCGKEIMSKINGRYLIDVIGSGYELSLAEKLIRETMDSKQVLEGSLGWLKSVFGSEIELPWKRIRELVLGGDSDLWDDIFEDAFVQRMKTIIAVKFDELSDVDVAKSVQSILQSPGDHTDSEAYINGYRDCGGVWFMRPDGKKSSSKSHHFQENDFYRCLSSYFGPEVSRIKDIVDGRCQSVLEDLLSFLDSPKASCRLRDLVPHVQNKCFDSLSAILSQLKKELDLLYCNLEDERKDEQSVSPPTVHVERSLFIGRLSSAFQKHSKHIPVVLGSPRLWPIEFMTDIITPSANAFKHARATIDSPKVDSPRKTMLDPNRKHTSLATAALFGLDDRLSPQLEEFRQTNQDLCVRAYNLWISWVSDELLNIFTQNLKQDDAMTSSAPVRGWEETVVKQPEQSSEGQSEMKIFLPSMPSLYVISFLFYACEEVHRVGGHVLDKQVMQNFASRLLDKVIGIYEDFLFLDATGSQVSEKGILQVLLDLKFTAVCLSGGDFHANEDSSKISRVVSPFRRKQEAQTKSVISERVNHLVNRISQRLDPIDWLTYEPYLWENKRQAYVRHAVLFGFFVQLNRIHVDTVQKLPSNSESNLMRCSAVPRFKYLPISAPALSAKNADRASVSTSLDDVYSRNSWRSYKNDEISRNSDDENSSLGVAAPFLKSFMQVGSRFGESTLKLGSILTDGQVGRFGDILPSQAAGLLSSFTTSRLDS, from the exons ATGGACGGAAAATTGTATTCTAGGGCGTCCGTGACCACCGCCACCGACGGAAGTCGATTGGGTATCAGTAGCGTCCCACGGAATCAGGATGCCGAGTCTTTGTTTCGGTCGAAACCCATTTCAGAAATCCGAAATGTTGAGGCTGCCACCAGGAAACAGATCCAGGACAAACGCGAGGAGCTCCGCCAACTGGTCGGGAATCGCTACCGTGATCTCATTGACTCTGCCGATTCCATAGTCCTTATGAAGTCATCCTGTGAGTCCATCACCGCCAACATTTCTACCGTACACAATGCTGTCCTCCACGCTCTCTCTCCCCCCTCCGATTCTCCCAAGTCGCCTTATGTCTCCTTTAACCCCGCCGGAGCTCGTAGTTATGGAATTGCCTGCCGCGTCAAGTACCTGGTAGACACCCCAGAAAACATTTGGGGCTGCCTCGACGAGTCCATGTTCCTTGAATCTTCTGCCCGTTACATTCGCGCAAAGCACGTTCATTTCAACTTGCTCAACTTAAAGGAAAACAAGAGTGTTCTCTCGAATTTCCCGTTGCTGCAGCACCAGTGGCAAATAGTTGAAGGTTTCAAAAGTCAGATATCGCAGAGGAGTCGTGAGAGATTGTTTGATCAGACCCTTAGTCTTGGAATCAAAGCTTATGCTGATGCATTGGCAGCTGTTGCTGTCATTGATGAACTAGAACCTGTACAGGTTTTGACTCTGTTTTTAGATTCGAGAAAATCGTGTATGTTCCAAAAGCTGGGTGCCTGTTGTCATAATTTCAATGCTGATAGCTCTGATTTAATATCAGTGTTCTGTGATGTTTTAAAGATAATTCAGGTTAGTGTAGGTCAAGTGGGAGAGTTATTTTTGCAAGTTTTGAATGACAAGCCTTTGTTCTATAAGACCATTTTGGATGCCCCTCCTGCTTCTCAGTTGTTTGGGGGAATACCGGACCCTGATGAGGAAGTGAGGCTTTGGAATTCATTCAGGGATAAGTTGGAGACTGATATGGTTCTACTAGTTGGGGATTTTATTTCCAAGACTTGTTCTGATTGGTTGAGGAATTGTGGTAAGGAGATCATGAGTAAGATTAATGGAAGATACTTGATTGATGTCATAGGCAGTGGGTACGAGCTTTCTTTGGCTGAGAAGTTGATTAGGGAGACTATGGATAGCAAGCAGGTTTTGGAAGGCAGTTTGGGGTGGCTGAAGAGTGTTTTTGGTTCTGAGATTGAGTTGCCATGGAAAAGAATCCGTGAGCTTGTCTTAGGTGGAGACTCGGACttatgggatgatatctttgAAGATGCTTTTGTTCAGAGGATGAAAACTATTATCGCCGTCAAGTTTGATGAATTAAGTGATGTCGATGTAGCAAAGTCAGTTCAGTCCATCTTGCAATCTCCTGGTGATCACACTGATTCTGAAGCTTACATCAACGGATATCGGGACTGTGGTGGGGTTTGGTTCATGAGGCCTGATGGTAAAAAGTCAAGTTCAAAATCACATCATTTCcaagaaaatgatttttatagatGTCTCAGTTCTTATTTTGGTCCTGAAGTCAGCCGAATCAAAGATATTGTGGACGGTCGCTGTCAGAGTGTTCTTGAAGATCTCCTCAGTTTCTTGGATAGTCCTAAGGCATCATGTAGGTTAAGAGATTTGGTTCCGCATGTGCAAAATAAGTGTTTTGATAGTCTATCAGCAATCTTATCACAGCTTAAGAAGGAGCTGGATCTGCTCTACTGTAACCTAGAAGACGAAAGAAAGGATGAGCAATCTGTGTCACCGCCTACAGTACATGTCGAGAGATCATTATTTATTGGGCGACTAAGCTCTGCGTTTCAGAAGCACTCTAAACACATCCCTGTGGTCCTCGGTTCACCTAGGTTATGGCCGATTGAATTTATGACTGACATTATTACTCCATCCGCAAATGCTTTTAAGCATGCTAGGGCAACCATCGACTCACCAAAGGTCGATAGTCCTCGGAAAACCATGCTTGATCCAAATAGAAAACATACTTCTCTTGCAACTGCTGCTTTGTTTGGACTAGATGACAGGTTGAGCCCACAACTTGAAGAATTCAGACAAACAAACCAAGACCTTTGTGTTAGAGCCTACAATTTGTGGATATCATGGGTTTCTGATGAACTTTTAAACATTTTCACTCAAAATCTCAAACAGGATGATGCCATGACATCAAGTGCTCCAGTCAGA GGTTGGGAGGAGACAGTAGTCAAGCAGCCAGAGCAGTCAAGTGAAGGCCAGTCAGAGATGAAGATATTTCTTCCTTCTATGCCTTCTCTATATGTGatctcatttttattttatgcatgtGAAGAAGTTCATCGTGTAGGTGGACATGTTCTTGACAAGCAAGTGATGCAGAATTTCGCATCCAGATTATTGGATAAG GTTATTGGGATTTATGAAGATTTCCTTTTTCTTGATGCTACTGGATCTCAAGTTTCGGAGAAAGGGATTTTGCAAGTTCTATTGGATTTGAAATTTACTGCTGTCTGTTTATCTGGAGGTGATTTTCATGCAAATGAGGATTCATCTAAAATTTCAAGAGTCGTATCTCCCTTTAGAAGGAAACAGGAAGCTCAAACTAAGTCAGTTATAAGCGAACGAGTGAATCACTTGGTAAATCGTATTTCACAAAGACTGGATCCCATAGACTGGCTCAC GTATGAGCCATATCTCTGGGAGAACAAGAGGCAGGCATACGTGAGACATGCTGTCCTCTTCGGGTTTTTTGTGCAACTTAATCGAATTCATGTGGACACCGTGCAAAAGCTTCCCTCTAATTCCGAATCAAACCTAATGCGCTGCTCAGCAGTACCTCGTTTTAAGTATCTTCCCATCAG TGCTCCAGCATTGTCCGCAAAGAATGCTGACAGGGCATCTGTATCAACATCTCTGGATGATGTTTACTCCAGAAATTCATGGAGAAGTTACAAAAATGATGAAATATCTCGAAATAGCGATGATGAGAACTCGAGTTTAGGGGTGGCTGCACCATTTTTGAAGTCTTTCATGCAG GTTGGTAGCAGATTCGGGGAGAGCACACTGAAGTTGGGATCCATACTAACGGATGGGCAAGTGGGCAGGTTTGGTGACATATTACCTTCCCAAGCTGCTGGACTACTTTCATCATTCACCACTTCAAGATTAGATTCTTGA
- the LOC140804292 gene encoding conserved oligomeric Golgi complex subunit 1-like isoform X2 — MKSSCESITANISTVHNAVLHALSPPSDSPKSPYVSFNPAGARSYGIACRVKYLVDTPENIWGCLDESMFLESSARYIRAKHVHFNLLNLKENKSVLSNFPLLQHQWQIVEGFKSQISQRSRERLFDQTLSLGIKAYADALAAVAVIDELEPVQVLTLFLDSRKSCMFQKLGACCHNFNADSSDLISVFCDVLKIIQVSVGQVGELFLQVLNDKPLFYKTILDAPPASQLFGGIPDPDEEVRLWNSFRDKLETDMVLLVGDFISKTCSDWLRNCGKEIMSKINGRYLIDVIGSGYELSLAEKLIRETMDSKQVLEGSLGWLKSVFGSEIELPWKRIRELVLGGDSDLWDDIFEDAFVQRMKTIIAVKFDELSDVDVAKSVQSILQSPGDHTDSEAYINGYRDCGGVWFMRPDGKKSSSKSHHFQENDFYRCLSSYFGPEVSRIKDIVDGRCQSVLEDLLSFLDSPKASCRLRDLVPHVQNKCFDSLSAILSQLKKELDLLYCNLEDERKDEQSVSPPTVHVERSLFIGRLSSAFQKHSKHIPVVLGSPRLWPIEFMTDIITPSANAFKHARATIDSPKVDSPRKTMLDPNRKHTSLATAALFGLDDRLSPQLEEFRQTNQDLCVRAYNLWISWVSDELLNIFTQNLKQDDAMTSSAPVRGWEETVVKQPEQSSEGQSEMKIFLPSMPSLYVISFLFYACEEVHRVGGHVLDKQVMQNFASRLLDKVIGIYEDFLFLDATGSQVSEKGILQVLLDLKFTAVCLSGGDFHANEDSSKISRVVSPFRRKQEAQTKSVISERVNHLVNRISQRLDPIDWLTYEPYLWENKRQAYVRHAVLFGFFVQLNRIHVDTVQKLPSNSESNLMRCSAVPRFKYLPISAPALSAKNADRASVSTSLDDVYSRNSWRSYKNDEISRNSDDENSSLGVAAPFLKSFMQVGSRFGESTLKLGSILTDGQVGRFGDILPSQAAGLLSSFTTSRLDS, encoded by the exons ATGAAGTCATCCTGTGAGTCCATCACCGCCAACATTTCTACCGTACACAATGCTGTCCTCCACGCTCTCTCTCCCCCCTCCGATTCTCCCAAGTCGCCTTATGTCTCCTTTAACCCCGCCGGAGCTCGTAGTTATGGAATTGCCTGCCGCGTCAAGTACCTGGTAGACACCCCAGAAAACATTTGGGGCTGCCTCGACGAGTCCATGTTCCTTGAATCTTCTGCCCGTTACATTCGCGCAAAGCACGTTCATTTCAACTTGCTCAACTTAAAGGAAAACAAGAGTGTTCTCTCGAATTTCCCGTTGCTGCAGCACCAGTGGCAAATAGTTGAAGGTTTCAAAAGTCAGATATCGCAGAGGAGTCGTGAGAGATTGTTTGATCAGACCCTTAGTCTTGGAATCAAAGCTTATGCTGATGCATTGGCAGCTGTTGCTGTCATTGATGAACTAGAACCTGTACAGGTTTTGACTCTGTTTTTAGATTCGAGAAAATCGTGTATGTTCCAAAAGCTGGGTGCCTGTTGTCATAATTTCAATGCTGATAGCTCTGATTTAATATCAGTGTTCTGTGATGTTTTAAAGATAATTCAGGTTAGTGTAGGTCAAGTGGGAGAGTTATTTTTGCAAGTTTTGAATGACAAGCCTTTGTTCTATAAGACCATTTTGGATGCCCCTCCTGCTTCTCAGTTGTTTGGGGGAATACCGGACCCTGATGAGGAAGTGAGGCTTTGGAATTCATTCAGGGATAAGTTGGAGACTGATATGGTTCTACTAGTTGGGGATTTTATTTCCAAGACTTGTTCTGATTGGTTGAGGAATTGTGGTAAGGAGATCATGAGTAAGATTAATGGAAGATACTTGATTGATGTCATAGGCAGTGGGTACGAGCTTTCTTTGGCTGAGAAGTTGATTAGGGAGACTATGGATAGCAAGCAGGTTTTGGAAGGCAGTTTGGGGTGGCTGAAGAGTGTTTTTGGTTCTGAGATTGAGTTGCCATGGAAAAGAATCCGTGAGCTTGTCTTAGGTGGAGACTCGGACttatgggatgatatctttgAAGATGCTTTTGTTCAGAGGATGAAAACTATTATCGCCGTCAAGTTTGATGAATTAAGTGATGTCGATGTAGCAAAGTCAGTTCAGTCCATCTTGCAATCTCCTGGTGATCACACTGATTCTGAAGCTTACATCAACGGATATCGGGACTGTGGTGGGGTTTGGTTCATGAGGCCTGATGGTAAAAAGTCAAGTTCAAAATCACATCATTTCcaagaaaatgatttttatagatGTCTCAGTTCTTATTTTGGTCCTGAAGTCAGCCGAATCAAAGATATTGTGGACGGTCGCTGTCAGAGTGTTCTTGAAGATCTCCTCAGTTTCTTGGATAGTCCTAAGGCATCATGTAGGTTAAGAGATTTGGTTCCGCATGTGCAAAATAAGTGTTTTGATAGTCTATCAGCAATCTTATCACAGCTTAAGAAGGAGCTGGATCTGCTCTACTGTAACCTAGAAGACGAAAGAAAGGATGAGCAATCTGTGTCACCGCCTACAGTACATGTCGAGAGATCATTATTTATTGGGCGACTAAGCTCTGCGTTTCAGAAGCACTCTAAACACATCCCTGTGGTCCTCGGTTCACCTAGGTTATGGCCGATTGAATTTATGACTGACATTATTACTCCATCCGCAAATGCTTTTAAGCATGCTAGGGCAACCATCGACTCACCAAAGGTCGATAGTCCTCGGAAAACCATGCTTGATCCAAATAGAAAACATACTTCTCTTGCAACTGCTGCTTTGTTTGGACTAGATGACAGGTTGAGCCCACAACTTGAAGAATTCAGACAAACAAACCAAGACCTTTGTGTTAGAGCCTACAATTTGTGGATATCATGGGTTTCTGATGAACTTTTAAACATTTTCACTCAAAATCTCAAACAGGATGATGCCATGACATCAAGTGCTCCAGTCAGA GGTTGGGAGGAGACAGTAGTCAAGCAGCCAGAGCAGTCAAGTGAAGGCCAGTCAGAGATGAAGATATTTCTTCCTTCTATGCCTTCTCTATATGTGatctcatttttattttatgcatgtGAAGAAGTTCATCGTGTAGGTGGACATGTTCTTGACAAGCAAGTGATGCAGAATTTCGCATCCAGATTATTGGATAAG GTTATTGGGATTTATGAAGATTTCCTTTTTCTTGATGCTACTGGATCTCAAGTTTCGGAGAAAGGGATTTTGCAAGTTCTATTGGATTTGAAATTTACTGCTGTCTGTTTATCTGGAGGTGATTTTCATGCAAATGAGGATTCATCTAAAATTTCAAGAGTCGTATCTCCCTTTAGAAGGAAACAGGAAGCTCAAACTAAGTCAGTTATAAGCGAACGAGTGAATCACTTGGTAAATCGTATTTCACAAAGACTGGATCCCATAGACTGGCTCAC GTATGAGCCATATCTCTGGGAGAACAAGAGGCAGGCATACGTGAGACATGCTGTCCTCTTCGGGTTTTTTGTGCAACTTAATCGAATTCATGTGGACACCGTGCAAAAGCTTCCCTCTAATTCCGAATCAAACCTAATGCGCTGCTCAGCAGTACCTCGTTTTAAGTATCTTCCCATCAG TGCTCCAGCATTGTCCGCAAAGAATGCTGACAGGGCATCTGTATCAACATCTCTGGATGATGTTTACTCCAGAAATTCATGGAGAAGTTACAAAAATGATGAAATATCTCGAAATAGCGATGATGAGAACTCGAGTTTAGGGGTGGCTGCACCATTTTTGAAGTCTTTCATGCAG GTTGGTAGCAGATTCGGGGAGAGCACACTGAAGTTGGGATCCATACTAACGGATGGGCAAGTGGGCAGGTTTGGTGACATATTACCTTCCCAAGCTGCTGGACTACTTTCATCATTCACCACTTCAAGATTAGATTCTTGA